In the Psychrilyobacter piezotolerans genome, ACTTTGTAACAGCATCTGTTCCAGAAGCTCTCATATTTGTAAGCTGTTTTCCTCTAGTTACATTAACTGTAAGGTCATTTTCTCTAGAATGTTCACCAATGATCATTCCCTCATATACTTCTAACCCAGGATTAGCAAATAAAGTTCCTCTAGATTGTACATTTCCTAATGAATATGCAGTAGTTGTACCTTTTTCGATAGAGATTAATACTCCTCTTTGTCTAGTTGGTACTTCACCTTTATACGGCTCATAGTCGAAGAATGAATGGTTTAATATTCCTGTTCCTCTAGTTTCTGTCATAAATTCATTTCTGAATCCGATAAGTCCCCTTGCAGGTACTTTGAATTCTAATCTTGTATATCCATCAGTTCCTTGAACCATGTTGATCATTTCACCTTTTCTGATTCCTAACTTCTCGATTACTACACCAGTGAATTCATCTGCAACGTCAATTATAGCTAATTCGATAGGCTCAGATTTCACTCCGTCGATATCTCTCATGATAACTTGAGGTTTAGCTACCTGTAATTCAAATCCTTCTCTTCTCATGTTTTCTATTAATATAGATAATTGAAGTTCTCCTCTACCCTTTACTATGAAAGCATCAGCAGATTCAGTTCTTTCTATCTTCATACTTACATTATGTTCTACTTCTTTAGCTAATCTATCCCAGATGTTTCTAGAAGTTACAAATTTTCCTTCTCTTCCAACGAATGGAGAAGTACTTACCATAAATGTCATAGCTAATGTAGGTTCATCTATATCGATTAACGGTAATGCCATTGGGTTAGCTCTGTCTGCTATTGTTTCACCGATATCAAATTTCTCTGTTCCGGCAACTGTTACGATATCCCCGCAAACTGCCGTGTCCAGCTCTATTCTATTCATTCCTTCAGCACCAAATATTCTAGTGATCTTGAAGTTTACTAATTCACCATCTCTTTTGATCAAAGTTACTTCTTGGTTTTTATTTAAAACACCATTATGGATTCTTCCAGTTGCTAATTTTCCTAAGTAGTTATCTGGAGATATGTTAGTAACTAACATTTGTACTGGAGCTTCAGGATCTCCTTCAGGGTCTTTTACATGCTTAACTATTGTTTCAAATAATGGCTGCATGTTTAGATCTTCATCAGCTAATTCATATTTTGCAAACCCGTTTTTCGCTGAAGCAAATATTACTGGGAATTCTAATTGGTGATCGTTTGCTCCTAATTCAACAAATAGATCGAATACTAGGTCTACTACTTCTTCAGGAGTAGAGTTTGGTCTGTCGATTTTGTTTACTACAACAATTGGATTTAACCCGTGCTCTAATGCCTGCTTTAATACATATTTAGTCTGTGGCATTACACCTTCAAATGCGTCAACTAATAA is a window encoding:
- the typA gene encoding translational GTPase TypA, translating into MNIKNIAIIAHVDHGKTTLVDAMLRQSGVFGDREELVERAMDSNDIEKERGITILSKNASLDFGGYKINIVDTPGHADFGGEVQRILKMVDSVLLLVDAFEGVMPQTKYVLKQALEHGLNPIVVVNKIDRPNSTPEEVVDLVFDLFVELGANDHQLEFPVIFASAKNGFAKYELADEDLNMQPLFETIVKHVKDPEGDPEAPVQMLVTNISPDNYLGKLATGRIHNGVLNKNQEVTLIKRDGELVNFKITRIFGAEGMNRIELDTAVCGDIVTVAGTEKFDIGETIADRANPMALPLIDIDEPTLAMTFMVSTSPFVGREGKFVTSRNIWDRLAKEVEHNVSMKIERTESADAFIVKGRGELQLSILIENMRREGFELQVAKPQVIMRDIDGVKSEPIELAIIDVADEFTGVVIEKLGIRKGEMINMVQGTDGYTRLEFKVPARGLIGFRNEFMTETRGTGILNHSFFDYEPYKGEVPTRQRGVLISIEKGTTTAYSLGNVQSRGTLFANPGLEVYEGMIIGEHSRENDLTVNVTRGKQLTNMRASGTDAVTKLAPGREFTLEQALEYIADDELVEITPQSIRMRKKFLTEGDRKRAARGTVR